From Treponema primitia ZAS-1, one genomic window encodes:
- a CDS encoding glycosyltransferase, with amino-acid sequence MTVVHVLEPFASGVTTAVITITKQLPKIKHIVIHGSRMWVDEAANVRNKFPPGVEFIAWPFADREINLIKDVRALGSLIRLLKPYQKLPETVIHLHSSKAGFLGRLACRLLGISRVIYTPHCAAFIRTDIGSLKRRLFRFLERVGGWFGGTVVGCGKSEAEIYAPLGRKTLYVCNGVALTPIRKAPFPRLVSFVGIAGTQKDPALFNEIASVFDADCVPFCWVGEGPLGDTLKSKNCTITGWVDKQQVDSYLAETLVYLSTSAWEGLPFGVLEAMNGSCALLLRDVPGNRDLVNPGENGYIFKDAREGAELLGRMLQDQAKTIAMGAKSRNMVETDYSVEKMGEGYGTIYTALAVSS; translated from the coding sequence ATGACCGTTGTTCATGTGCTTGAACCCTTTGCATCCGGTGTCACCACCGCGGTAATTACCATAACAAAACAACTGCCAAAGATAAAGCACATAGTAATCCACGGTTCACGGATGTGGGTTGATGAAGCTGCCAACGTACGAAACAAATTTCCCCCGGGGGTGGAATTTATTGCATGGCCCTTCGCGGATCGGGAAATAAACCTGATTAAGGATGTCCGTGCCCTCGGATCGTTGATCCGCCTTTTAAAACCCTACCAAAAGCTTCCCGAAACGGTAATCCACCTCCATTCCTCAAAAGCCGGTTTCCTCGGACGCTTGGCGTGCAGGCTTCTCGGTATATCCCGGGTAATCTATACCCCCCACTGCGCCGCTTTTATCCGTACCGATATCGGGTCCCTCAAAAGGCGGCTTTTCCGCTTCCTGGAGAGGGTAGGCGGATGGTTTGGGGGAACCGTGGTGGGATGCGGCAAATCGGAGGCGGAAATATACGCCCCCCTTGGAAGAAAGACCCTCTATGTATGTAACGGGGTTGCCCTTACCCCAATAAGAAAAGCCCCGTTTCCCCGGCTCGTCAGCTTTGTAGGGATTGCGGGTACCCAAAAAGATCCGGCCCTGTTTAATGAAATCGCATCGGTTTTTGATGCCGATTGCGTCCCCTTTTGCTGGGTCGGGGAGGGGCCCCTGGGGGATACGCTGAAATCAAAGAACTGTACCATAACCGGCTGGGTGGACAAACAACAGGTGGATTCCTATTTAGCGGAAACCCTGGTGTACCTTTCCACTTCCGCCTGGGAGGGCCTTCCCTTTGGGGTACTGGAGGCTATGAACGGTTCCTGCGCATTATTGCTGCGGGATGTACCGGGAAACCGTGATCTGGTTAATCCCGGGGAGAACGGGTATATCTTTAAGGATGCGCGTGAAGGGGCGGAGCTTCTTGGCCGTATGCTCCAGGACCAGGCTAAAACTATTGCCATGGGCGCAAAAAGCAGAAACATGGTAGAAACCGATTACTCGGTTGAAAAGATGGGGGAGGGCTACGGTACGATATATACAGCCCTTGCGGTATCGTCATGA